The genomic window CAAAATTCTAAGAAGACATTGTTTGGTGAGTACATAATTAGCACCACATACCTTCCTAATAAAAAATGATTCCCCACTTCTCCAACTTGTATGACGTGAAAAACGCATGTTAAACTACATAAATGCTCCatatatagtttttctttttttaatatctcACCATGTAGAATCCATACCCGATTATgttgatctttttttcttttttggtaaCTGATTCTGTTGATCTCAACCTTATAATAAAAACGTTCATAGATTGCATGTAGTAAAAATTTGTTTTGTGTATGTAAAATCTCTTTAATGATCAAACAAGTgcaaacgagagagagagccgcAGCAGCTAAttctttttcatttcttttggAAATCAGATTATTCGTTAACCCGGCTTTCTAACCCGACTTGTATCACCAATGCACTATTTcttctatatctatactattatgaaaattaaagatatttttaccggtactttggtacgtcatctgtgtatgagtcggttttcaagtttgttcacttttggaaatacatatccgtatttgagtcgtttattaagtttgtttgcttttggaaatacataagagttgatctataaaaaaatctcttaaaaaaaactcgcatgctaacttgagacgatcagactctaattacaactcatgattttAAGCGAATTCCCACAATGAAGTTCACTTAATTaaactgtataacaataataaagataaaaataaccTTCATCCGtcgcaatgcacgggcattttttctagtctaatcatatatataagccAGCAGGATAtaaatttgtaaaaattttTGCTGATTTACAGTACCTGCTGTGAGGTGGTTTCCAGCAGCAAGTAGTCTTGTGGAATGAGAGAGACAAGCCTTGAGCACAGATCTTCCATCTTGCCCCGCTCCTTCATCGTCTACGTCTCTTCATCCTTCATGTCTAATGTTCTCCCTCCATCACCACCTCTCCTCTTcataccctctctctctctctctcatacaCAACATACTCTTTCTTCTTTATAGAGAGCCCAGAGGCCACAGCTAGCTGGCCGGCCAGTAGTGTCTAGCTTATTATGAATGGGTTAAGATAAGTGTGAGCTGTGGTCACTGGGGTATTTCGTTGGGATGCGGATGTTGTGTGTGGCTCTATACAAGTGATGGTGAGAGGGCAGGAAACGCCACAACATATCCTCATCTGTTACTGTTGGTCCCATGCATGTATCCTTGTTCCCAACCTAAAATACATGCGTCATGATGCCAATTGGCCATCGTACTATTCGTCCTCTCCCCCTTTTAGCAATCCAGTGATTCCTACTTATAGAAAATATTGATCGTTGCCTGGAAGCTGGTGTTGACTCGTTATCCTTATGGCCTTGTTTGGTTTAGTGGGGACTGAGGAGAAATGAGAGATGATAAAATCTACTCTATGCCACTGAGTTTGTCAATGTTCAACGGTTTACCACTGACATTGTCTCTTTATCTAATATAGCGGTGACTTTATATATTGTTCGACGATATGCCATTGGATTggacttttttcaaaaaaaaaatgcccaaAATACCCTATAGACATATAatgttaacaattaatttatcttattagAAGTTtcgaaaaaatatgaaaatttttatatggccTCCTTATACAATATGGAAACATGGAAACTTCTATataagtttcaagtttttttagtatatttaacttttataaaaaaaaaattttgtggtCTATGAGAGACAATTTGCTTACACAAAAGATAATAGTAAAAAATATCTTCTGTAgtgtatgaaagatgatttatattaaaaacaccAACAAAAAGTATTTTGTATAGCATATAACAGATAAgttatattttacaaaaaaaatagaaatgcaaAGAACTAGAAACTTAAATACAAACTTCCATGTTAGGTAAGGAGGccacatgaaaattttcatatctTTTGTGAAACTTCTAATGTGATAAATCAATTGTCAATCTTGTGTGTCCAaaaaagggtattttgggtatttttaaaaaagaatgcTCGGTCCAATGGCGTATTGtaaaacaattgataaagttACCGGTATATCATAGAAAGAGATAATGTCAGTAGCAAATTATTGAACTCGGAGAAACTCAGTGGTATAAATagattctctaaaaaaaattacaagtcAATCTTGGATGTTATGCAACTCACAAGTTCATGGGCCGGTTTACACTTATTAGCCAAGTTATTGTACCAAAATGATCGGTTTGGAAGTTGTTATACTTATTTGGACCTACTACACAAGTTCATATATTGTGAGTTTAATCTACTCATTCACAAAAATTGTTACTTTTCTCTTGACAAAACAAAAACTGTTACTTTGGACGTACACGCTGTtagtacaatttttttaaagcatttCAACACAtcattttattatattattgcttatatgttttaaaaatatattgcaaTGGAGAGAGAGTGGTCAATTATATTTTGGAGATCATTCGCGGCTACACACTAACATGTTCTTTTGACTAGAGGGAAtaacaataaattaattagAGACACCATATTTGCAACAAACTGATGAGGAGTTACTATGTTGtgtctattttttaagttgatgTCAAATGAAATCTTACAATTTTATAGTAAttactgtcacgcccggaatttctatccaaaattccaaacgcttacatgtgtgtaaaccctcgtccaggaatcagccaaggcacacaataacaaattgataatagagtacaattattactctaattaataagtgaataaaatgtcattacagaggcagatagttcctctcaatcaataaagttctaagcagcggaaaataaaagaaacagcgcaggcgactcctctccacaggcagcttgaccagggctacgcctaatcatccacaccatcaacatcactgtagaactcctcctctgatgaatgattgcaaggtgagtatatgacatactcagcaagccacgcagcaaatatgcaagtgcacaggataacaaaggatggcatagtatagtctcatttgcataaatagcatttaataaacatttcataatttaataaaacagtagagtatttaattaaacagtattaatccaacgctatacaacatacctgttgcataggcccaaccattatgaacaaccaatcccggctgcacagttctatctccaaaccagaaatataccattccaaaccaggagctaacaGGTTATTAACAACATCATTtaatatggtgagaagtgtgaaactaatcacgaaagacattgttagacccgcccataaccgcgggcacgtctattcgaatagtttaaactctggccagaggtgtaccactgtacccacaagacacaacctcaacatcatgtcaaccatgcgtcacgatacttgacaagtacctgaatagagattgtgacaataccctctatataatacaattcaaagcagtgcaccgttcccggatcataatcacccccttaaacaaggcatggactccccagcgaccctcgtgggcttatctccgccacttcacagtctggtgctctactatgaaccatactatacagaaagtaaagccgttgcccacgctggcttgtggttggcacggtaaatgtttcacaaccgaaaatcctgaaccggtccttaattgtcatgagcacaaccatcaaaaccatatgctcacaacccaccattatcaggttttagttggcaaattgattaattaaccaatcatgattaaccatcatgagctatcattaagccatcattaagtagtagtgaatcataagttatcccatttatgtgagctagtgtctctaagcatggctaagcatcctattcactttagctaaaaccatataatgttctagctaatcaaattattaaccaaatgacaaagaatagggaatcaatagcaaaagggctataacaaggcAATAGATTATTTCCACCAAATGACATTTGAAAacaaatgcaatagttgaatagaaacaatagctttaaacgggatcaacatgctcaaagggttgtttgggatctgtgtgacttgccttgctggccttggaactcttcaaaatcttctcctgcgaaaTCAGACTCTCCgagaacgtcggaatctaaggagaaaagaacaaaaacaccaaaacagcacataaacaagtatgaacagtatatgtggatatttttaacatgtagatctcaattttagagaaatttagagacttgaaccaactaaatctgagctaagatgaattagttatgaattttcaaagattaaatcggattaaatcatttatatagattttaattgaattatgacgcaataatgaattatttttgaaaaggaaaaagagattATTGTGTCAGCGGCTCGGgatcacggtggaccgggtgcacggcagcggctcacggaaacgaacggccgagatctaatctaTCCAAAACGAACGACCAAGATCTAATCGGTCTACCGCGGTCTACAGACGGACagcgacgatgacgtcagcggtgatgTCATCACCGACGACGGCTCGGAcggcgcatgctcgccggcgaacgacggcgcggcggctcaaacggagggcaccagcacgtagagggcgacgcggcgaactcaccggtgacctaaacggcggcggacggcaaccggacagcgacggcgacgaggacgaagCGGCGGAGACGATCAGCTTGACGACAACGGTGGTCTTCTGGCGAtcctcggcgacgacggaggggtggacgaggacggggACGACCTGGCAATCCCGACGGTgtccttcccgagcgacgatgacgaccggagcgacggcggtgctcgGTTAaactcgcggcggcgacggcggcgctaggctacacggtgctagagctctaccggcggcgagagacgaaagcgagggtggcggcgggtagaggAGACACCGAGGGTCCTTTTATAGTGGCTAAGGGGCGGCGACGAAgacccacggcggccggcgacgggaaggaaaggttagggttcgagagagagaggcaaaTCCGAATCAAACTCGAATCCCTCGATTTTCAAAAGAAAttagacgatgattccaaaagagaaaaggtagaggggatcccggggatcatttcccctctattgatttcaccgaaAAAGGAAAGGGACgagcgaatttggaaggagacggcggcgcggctcggctagggttcggctgtggcggcggcgcgaggtagacgaaggcctgacaggtgggccccacctgtcaatgGGAGGGAGCACGCGCGCGCGAGCAGTGGCTCGGCTGCAGGCCGACCTggctggggagagagagagagcggttttgggccgactttcggcccaaagccaaaagaagacttttaaaactttttcaatttaaattattcatgaaatgcaattccatttattaaaaatacttccttggctcaaataaatcccagaaaaatctaggaactatagaatcaagagaagtatttaataaaattttatctggcccacttttatattggaatttattatttaaaattagatcttctcttctaggcttttaaaatcaattctaataattccaattaaacaacaatttatatatttaagatttttagggtgtgacaattaCACAGGTGAAAATTAAGGTTCAAATTTATATTGCCCCACTATCATGAATCTCCTAATATTATCAAAGAGCAGAAATACTATCTTTTGCAAAATAGATTAGATTAAAACAAAATAAGTTTGCCAAGGGCCAAAATACCTACAAGTTTTAGTGCAAAACGAGATCTATCATAACCCACCTCAAATACTAAATAGATCTCAGAATGTCTTAGccctttttcttttaaagaaaaacagGCCTAAGGCTAAAGGCCTCAGAGTATTATTTATTAAAGCTAGTTGGGTACATAGCTAGATTTGTAAAGAAGCTCCGAAAAACCAATCAAATTTGATATTGAACAACAAACATAAAAAGAAGGGCTCCAAAATTCTGAAAAAGCAATTATCTCTATTTATTCCTATGCTCCGACCAGATCGATGATGATGGCGATGACAATACCAGAGAAACCAAGAccaacagcaaaaaaaaaaaaaaaggcctagTTGCAAACCCTTTTGAGACCTCATGGATTTGGAGGCTGTGGCATTTTTTGCATAATCTTCAATCTTCACTTGCCTGTTGGAAGTCCATCATTGGAATTTGGAGGTAAGGAAGAAGGCTGATCACTGGAAGGTAGGAGGCTAGTAGTACCTTGTTGATGAATAGAGAGATGGAGGACTGGACAACACCTCCATCTCCTGCAACTCTGCCATGCACCTAGAAGCTGGAGTCTACGAAGAGCACATTGTCTCAGAGACCACAAGAAACTCAGCGAGGGTATCCATGGCTGGCAGGCCGGGCAAAACGCAGACCACTGGAAGCCTGACGACTACAACTAACAGGACAAGCCCAACTCTAGGAAACAACTCGACTACGTTCGGGAGGCAAGGTTGCCTCCTGACCACGAAAAACAAAGCACATGATTAtaatgagattaattaagtattagcctaaaaaaattaaaaaatggattaatatgattttttaaagcaacattcatataaaaaaaactttacaaaatagtacaccgtttagcagtttgaagaGCGCGCGCGCAAAAAATGAGAAAAGTGAGTTaggaaagaggggaaaagaataCAACCTAAGGCCATTCACACTACATCTACATGGTATTTGGCCTCAACTCTCCAGCTAGGCAGATTGCATGCGTGGAGGAGATAAGGCAGTGGGGCCGATGTCTTCACCAGGTTCGCGCAGCCTTGTTGGCTCCGAGAACctcatcagaaaaaaaaacagttttttCACAGAGAATAGCATCCACACCCATGATGAGAAagcaggagagagagaagggggagaagctcgccggagaagccgCATCTGCGCCGAGTCCGAGCTCCCGCGCCAACGGGGAGAAAGGAGGGCGTCGCCaacggggagagaggagggtgcCACCGCGGCCCCCGCCTTCACGACGGGCTACGctcgctgccggccgccgcgcccctcGATCTGCGCCCGCCGGAACTCGCCAGCCACGCCGCCCCCCGAtccggaagaggaggaggtgaggcaCTCGAGCCGTCCCGCTGCCCAGCGCCGTCAAGTTCCCGCCGTCCCCTACTACTGCGCCACCGAGCTCCCGTGTCCCCCGCTACTGCGCCGCCGACTACGCCGCTGTTGCACCGGCGAGCACCAGGCCCTGCCGCTGCTCCGCCCGGCCGCCCCGGCGCTGTCTCCACTCGGGCTGCTGCTCCACCCGGCCGCTACTCTGCCCGACCGCCCCGCCGTCGTCTCCACTCGGGCTGCTGCTCCACTCGGCCACCCCGTCATGgtggaaggagaagaggagagcgGCGTCCGAgcgtgagaggagagagagggggagaaggaAGCGTGGGTCtcgaggaaagagagagagggggaaaagtggagaaaaaaaggaaaaaaaatttttttggaCCCCACGTGAGGTTGATGCATGGTGAGCCTTGTGTCTATCACCGTTCCTAGCCCATCTGGCATCTAAGCTCCGGCAAATACTTATGACGCATTGCTATCGCCCTaactatctactccctccatccccaaaAAAGTCCAATTCTAGGGATGAAtcaattggactttttttttggggggggggggggggggggggggagacgaagggagtacgcAGAGTCCCAACTCCTGAGTAGGCCTGCCACGGTGGAGGATAATAGGTAACTCATATCTATATCAAATTTTACCCATcacaatctaaaaaaaattacacatacccaaataaaataaagtgggTATTACCCAATGGgtaagagaaaatatatatgtgggttCCATATATAGAAAtggaccaaatttataaaatgttACTCTTTCATATAGTAAATCATCCtttcaaattttaatcaaatttgataagattttGTAATGTGAAcgtgagtttaaaaattttaggtCCGAGTTTTACCTATAACAAATGGGTATGGACAAAGTGGGTAAAATGGATAATACCCTCCTcatatccaaaatttaaatgGGTAAACTTTGTTTTACCCATACCTTATCTAAATAATGTGGGTATGGATATGGGAATGGGTAATGATTACCCAGTGGCAGGCCTACTCCCGAGTGGaaacattttcttctttttcaccTGAGCAGTTGAGCTGCTAGTTAGAAGTTGTGCTTACTCTCTCT from Oryza glaberrima chromosome 6, OglaRS2, whole genome shotgun sequence includes these protein-coding regions:
- the LOC127776169 gene encoding uncharacterized protein LOC127776169, whose product is MRGGDKAVGPMSSPGSRSLVGSENLIRKKNSFFTENSIHTHDEKAGEREGGEARRRSRICAESELPRQRGERRASPTGREEGATAAPAFTTGYARCRPPRPSICARRNSPATPPPDPEEEEVRHSSRPAAQRRQVPAVPYYCATELPCPPLLRRRLRRCCTGEHQALPLLRPAAPALSPLGLLLHPAATLPDRPAVVSTRAAAPLGHPVMVEGEEESGVRA